DNA sequence from the SAR202 cluster bacterium genome:
GGCCTGCTGCTGGAGCGGCTAGGCCGCATCCCTTCCCAGAGTGACTACCTGGACTACGCCGACCTGCGGATCACGGTGAAGGCCATGGACGGCCTGAAGATAGACGAGGTGGAAGTGCAGAAGCGGGCCAGGGTGGCGGGCGGGAGGGTTGGGTGAGGCTGGTTCTGGTCCGACATGGGGAGTCGGTGTGGAACAGGGACGGACGATTTCAGGGTCAGTGCGCCGCCGAACTCAGCTCCCTGGGTTTAGAGCAGGCGCAGGACGTGGCGGCGGCGTTCAAGAACCTCTGCCCCAACGTCCTGCACTCCAGTCCCTTGAAGCGGACTATGCAGATGGCGCAGGCTATCAGCGAGGCGTGCGGCCTCCCTATTATGAAGGAGGACGGGCTTCAAGAGATGAACCTAGGACACATTGATGGGTTGACGGGCGTTGAGCTTAAGGAGCAGTACCCGGAACTCTACAAACAGTGGCGAGAGGACCCTTCGCGGGTGGCGATGCCGGGGGGCGAGTCGCTGGGGGA
Encoded proteins:
- a CDS encoding histidine phosphatase family protein; translated protein: MRLVLVRHGESVWNRDGRFQGQCAAELSSLGLEQAQDVAAAFKNLCPNVLHSSPLKRTMQMAQAISEACGLPIMKEDGLQEMNLGHIDGLTGVELKEQYPELYKQWREDPSRVAMPGGESLGELQERAWRAIETIRRAGADLGSDGLAAVVCHNFAIITIMCRLLGMPLSNFHRIRIALGSLNTIEWDDRGWRLLGLNEVYHLRSGRTYGS